In Rhea pennata isolate bPtePen1 chromosome 8, bPtePen1.pri, whole genome shotgun sequence, one genomic interval encodes:
- the OSBPL9 gene encoding oxysterol-binding protein-related protein 9 isoform X3: MAGGVDSGFVPSVHDFDKKLAEADAYLQILIDQLKLFDEKLQNCKDDEQRKKIESLKETTSSMVESIKHCIVLLQIAKDQNNEEKHADGLISTINPVDAVYQPSPLEASVISTMPSQTVIPPEPAQLCKSEQRPSSLPVGPVVASLGNQTPTPNSTGSGQSAPSSSLTSPSHVNLSPNTVPDFSYSSSEDEFYDADEFYQSSSSPKRCIDSSGSAAVLTRSSTGSSLKRPDTTESLNSSMSNGTNDADLFDPPDDRDDDGEGESVEEHKSVIMHLLSQVRLGMDLTKVVLPTFILERRSLLEMYADFFAHPDLFVSISDQKDPKERMVQVVKWYLSAFHAGRKGSVAKKPYNPILGEIFRCHWVLPGTEGEDDMEPVSEGPIPWVSKSSVTFVAEQVSHHPPISAFYAECFSKRIQFNAHIWTKSKFLGMSIGVHNIGQGCVTCLDYDEHYILTFPNGYGRSILTVPWIELGGECSINCSKTGYNASIVFHTKPFYGGKKHRITAEIFSPNDKKPFCSIEGEWNGVMYAKYATGENAVFIDTKKMPTIKKKVRKLEDQEEHESRCLWKDVTYNLKIRDIDAATAAKHRLEERQRAEARARKESETSWETRLFHEDGECWVYDEPLLKRLAASKH; this comes from the exons aaaattgAAAGTCTCAAAGAAACAACCAGT aGTATGGTAGAATCAATAAAACACTGCATTGTGTTGCTACAGATTGCTAAA GACCAAAATAATGAGGAGAAGCACGCAGATGGACTTATA AGTACTATAAATCCTGTTGACGCAGTGTATCAGCCTAGTCCTTTGGAAGCGTCGGTGATCAGCACAATGCCTTCCCAGACTGTCATACCTCCAG AACCTGCTCAGTTGTGCAAATCAGAGCAGCGACCCTCATCCTTGCCAGTGGGACCTGTGGTAGCATCACTTGGAAATCAGACTCCAACACCAAATAGTACAG GAAGTGGACAGTCAGCACCTAGCAGCAGCCTAACTTCTCCAAGCCATGTCAATCTCTCTCCAAATACAGTCCCGGATTTTTCCTACTCAAGCAGTGAGGATGAGTTCTACGATGCTGATGAATTCTACCAGAGCAGTTCCTCACCAAAGCGATGTATAGA TTCTTCAggatctgctgctgttctgacTCGCAGCAGCACAGGAAGTAGTCTGAAACGTCCAGATACCACAGAGTCCCTCAATTCTTCCATGTCTAATGGGACAAATGATGCTG ATCTCTTTGATCCTCCTGATGACAGAGACGACGACGGGGAAGGAGAATCAGTGGAAGAACATAAGAGTGTTATCATGCACCTCTTGTCACAAGTTAGATTAGGAATGGATCTAACCAAG gtGGTTCTTCCAACTTTTATCCTGGAAAGAAGATCACTCTTGGAAATGTATGCTGACTTCTTTGCACATCCGGACTTATTTGTCAG CATTAGCGACCAGAAGGATCCAAAGGAACGAATGGTTCAAGTGGTTAAATGGTACCTCTCAGCTTTtcatgcaggaagaaaagggtCGGTTGCTAAAAAGCCTTACAATCCCATTTTGGGTGAGATCTTCCGATGTCATTGGGTATTACCAGGCACTGAAGGTGAAGACGATATG GAACCAGTTTCAGAAGGACCAATTCCTTGGGTCAGTAAAAGCAGTGTAACATTTGTGGCAGAGCAGGTCTCTCATCATCCTCCAA tttcagCATTTTATGCAGAGTGTTTTAGCAAGAGGATACAATTCAATGCTCATATATGGACCAAGTCAAAATTCCTAGGAATGTCTATTGGCGTTCATAATATAGGGCAAG gGTGTGTCACATGCCTAGATTATGATGAACACTATATTTTGACCTTCCCTAATGGTTATGGAAG ATCTATTCTCACTGTACCATGGATTGAACTTGGTGGAGAATGCAGTATTAATTGCTCAAAGACAGGCTATAATGCTTCCATAGTCTTCCACACAAAACCATTTTATGGAGGAAAGAAGCACAGAATTACAGCTGAAATTTT TTCTCCTAATGACAAGAAACCCTTCTGCTCAATTGAAGGAGAATGGAATGGTGTCATGTACGCAAAATACGCAACAGGG GAGAATGCTGTCTTTATAGATACCAAGAAAATGCCTACAATTAAGAAGAAGGTAAGGAAACTGGAGGACCAAGAAGAACATGAGTCTCGCTG cttgtgGAAAGATGTAACATATAACTTAAAAATCAGAGACATTGATGCAGCTACAGCAGCAAAGCACAGGCTTGAAGAAAGACAAAGAGCTGAAGCCAGAGCCAGAAAGGAGAGTGAGACCTCGTGGGAGACAAGG ttattCCATGAAGATGGAGAATGTTGGGTTTATGATGAGCCACTATTGAAACGACTTGCTGCCAGTAAACATTAA